Proteins co-encoded in one Alphaproteobacteria bacterium SS10 genomic window:
- the rplC gene encoding 50S ribosomal protein L3, which produces MSAVASRTGVIARKMGMTRVFAEDGTQVPVTVLKLENCQVVAVRSEEKDGYTAVQLGAGAAKVKRTAKAQRGHFAKAKVEPKRKLAEFRVAPENVLEPGVEITADHYVAGQFVDVIGQSIGKGFAGAMKRHNFGGLRATHGVSISHRSHGSTGQCQDPGKVFKGKKMAGHMGDERVTQQNLKVHAVDVEEGVILVRGAVPGAKQGWVLVRDAVKKARPDDVPLPAAFRSADEPKAEEEAAAPAEEAVTEETAAEETAAEATAEAPAEEAPAADAADDAGSDKKEG; this is translated from the coding sequence ATGAGTGCAGTAGCGTCCCGCACCGGTGTGATTGCCCGCAAGATGGGCATGACGCGTGTGTTCGCGGAAGACGGCACCCAGGTGCCAGTCACCGTGCTGAAGCTCGAGAACTGCCAGGTTGTGGCTGTCCGCTCTGAAGAGAAGGACGGTTACACCGCAGTCCAGCTTGGCGCCGGTGCCGCGAAAGTTAAACGCACCGCTAAAGCCCAGCGCGGCCACTTCGCAAAAGCGAAAGTCGAGCCAAAGCGTAAACTGGCTGAATTCCGGGTTGCCCCAGAGAACGTGCTCGAGCCAGGTGTTGAGATCACCGCCGATCACTATGTTGCTGGCCAATTCGTCGATGTTATCGGTCAGTCGATCGGTAAAGGTTTCGCCGGTGCCATGAAGCGTCACAACTTCGGTGGTCTGCGCGCGACCCACGGTGTTTCGATCTCTCACCGTTCACACGGTTCCACCGGTCAGTGCCAAGACCCAGGTAAGGTCTTCAAAGGCAAGAAGATGGCCGGTCACATGGGTGACGAGCGTGTCACTCAACAAAATCTTAAAGTTCATGCAGTCGACGTCGAAGAAGGCGTGATCCTGGTTCGCGGTGCCGTCCCTGGCGCCAAGCAGGGCTGGGTGCTGGTTCGTGACGCGGTCAAGAAGGCTCGTCCTGACGATGTGCCACTGCCTGCCGCGTTCCGTTCGGCTGATGAGCCAAAAGCTGAGGAAGAGGCCGCTGCTCCTGCTGAGGAAGCTGTGACCGAGGAAACCGCAGCTGAAGAGACCGCTGCAGAAGCAACCGCTGAAGCTCCAGCTGAAGAAGCGCCAGCCGCTGATGCAGCTGACGACGCTGGCAGCGATAAGAAAGAGGGTTGA
- the rplD gene encoding 50S ribosomal protein L4 — protein sequence MKVEVKSLANKKVGEIELSDEVFGLEPRADLIARAVNYQLANRRAGTHKVKGRSEVSGTSKKPWRQKGTGNARAGSLRAPQFRGGGVVFGPTPRDHGFSLNKKVRKLALKTALSTKAKEGKLIVIDDAKADGPKTKALVSSLSGLGVTSAVIVAGQELDMNFALASRNIPNLDVLPSQGANVYDIIRRDTLILTKDAVAQLEERLK from the coding sequence ATGAAGGTCGAAGTCAAAAGCCTGGCCAATAAGAAGGTCGGTGAGATCGAGCTGAGCGATGAGGTCTTTGGCCTCGAGCCCCGCGCTGATCTGATCGCCCGCGCCGTGAACTACCAGCTGGCTAACCGCCGCGCCGGTACGCACAAGGTTAAAGGTCGTTCGGAAGTTTCCGGCACCTCCAAGAAGCCTTGGCGCCAAAAAGGTACGGGTAATGCCCGTGCCGGTAGCCTGCGCGCTCCACAGTTCCGCGGTGGCGGTGTCGTGTTTGGCCCAACGCCACGCGATCACGGTTTCTCGCTGAACAAAAAAGTTCGCAAACTGGCCCTGAAAACCGCCCTGTCTACCAAGGCGAAAGAAGGCAAGCTTATCGTCATCGACGATGCTAAGGCTGACGGTCCTAAGACCAAGGCTCTGGTGTCTTCTTTGAGCGGCCTCGGCGTGACCTCAGCTGTCATCGTCGCCGGTCAAGAGCTGGACATGAACTTCGCACTGGCTTCCCGCAACATTCCAAATCTGGATGTGCTGCCAAGCCAAGGCGCCAATGTTTACGACATCATTCGTCGCGATACGCTGATCCTGACCAAGGATGCGGTTGCGCAACTCGAGGAGCGCCTGAAATGA
- a CDS encoding 50S ribosomal protein L23 codes for MSRHGVNASQVKVSKERMYDLIRSPLITEKASVIAENNQVAFRVPLDASKPEIKVAIETLFDVKVTGVNTIVQKGKVKRFRGTMGKRSDVKKAIVTLAEGQSIDVTTGI; via the coding sequence ATGAGCCGCCACGGGGTAAACGCAAGCCAGGTTAAGGTGTCAAAGGAACGGATGTACGATCTCATCCGCTCCCCGCTGATCACCGAGAAAGCCTCGGTTATCGCTGAGAACAACCAAGTTGCCTTCCGCGTGCCGCTGGATGCCAGCAAGCCGGAGATCAAGGTCGCTATTGAGACCCTGTTCGACGTCAAGGTGACCGGCGTTAACACCATTGTCCAAAAGGGCAAGGTGAAGCGCTTCCGCGGCACCATGGGCAAACGCTCGGATGTCAAAAAAGCAATCGTGACGCTGGCTGAAGGTCAGTCAATCGACGTCACGACCGGTATTTGA
- the rplB gene encoding 50S ribosomal protein L2: MALKQHNATTPGRRQLVLVDRSDLWRGKPEKGLTEGLTKSGGRNNHGRTTVFHRGGGHKRRYRMVDFKRRKFDVPATVERLEYDPNRSAFIALIKYEDGEKSYILAPQRLAVGDTVISGSRVDVRPGNAMPLKNMPVGTIIHNIELKPGAGGKMVRSAGTFAQLVGRDTGYAQIKLTSGELRVVRAECMATVGAVSNSDHGNRNLGKAGRKRWLGVRPTTRGVAMNPVDHPHGGGEGRTSGGRHPVTPWGKPTKGKRTRKNKATDKYIIRRRKSSR; the protein is encoded by the coding sequence ATGGCATTGAAACAGCATAACGCAACGACCCCAGGTCGCCGCCAGCTGGTCCTCGTGGACCGCAGCGATCTGTGGCGCGGTAAGCCAGAGAAGGGCCTGACCGAAGGTCTGACCAAATCTGGTGGTCGTAACAACCACGGCCGGACCACGGTGTTCCACCGCGGCGGTGGTCACAAGCGCCGTTATCGCATGGTCGATTTCAAGCGTCGGAAGTTTGACGTTCCAGCGACCGTTGAGCGTCTGGAATACGATCCAAACCGCAGCGCGTTTATCGCTCTCATCAAGTATGAAGATGGCGAGAAGTCATACATCCTGGCGCCACAGCGTCTGGCAGTTGGTGACACCGTAATCTCCGGCAGCCGTGTCGATGTCCGTCCGGGCAACGCCATGCCGCTGAAGAACATGCCGGTCGGTACCATCATCCACAACATCGAGCTGAAGCCCGGTGCTGGTGGCAAGATGGTTCGCTCCGCTGGCACCTTTGCCCAGCTGGTTGGCCGGGACACTGGTTACGCACAGATCAAGCTGACCTCTGGTGAGCTTCGTGTTGTGCGCGCTGAATGCATGGCCACGGTCGGTGCCGTTTCAAACTCCGATCATGGCAACCGCAACCTCGGTAAGGCTGGCCGCAAGCGTTGGTTGGGTGTTCGCCCAACGACCCGCGGTGTTGCCATGAACCCGGTTGATCACCCCCATGGTGGTGGTGAAGGCCGGACCTCTGGTGGCCGCCACCCTGTGACCCCATGGGGTAAGCCGACCAAAGGTAAGCGGACCCGTAAGAACAAAGCGACGGATAAGTACATCATCCGCCGCCGCAAATCCTCGCGATAA
- the rpsS gene encoding 30S ribosomal protein S19, which yields MARSVWKGPFVDGYLLKKAEKARASGRNEIIKTWSRRSTILPQFVGLTFGVYNGQKFIPVLVSDQMIGHKFGEFAPSRTYYGHGVDKKGKRG from the coding sequence ATGGCACGCTCAGTTTGGAAAGGGCCGTTTGTAGACGGCTACCTGTTGAAGAAGGCAGAGAAGGCTCGCGCCTCAGGCCGGAACGAGATCATTAAGACTTGGTCTCGCCGTTCGACCATTCTGCCGCAATTCGTTGGCCTGACCTTCGGTGTCTACAACGGCCAGAAGTTCATTCCGGTTTTGGTGTCGGATCAGATGATCGGCCACAAATTCGGTGAATTCGCGCCTAGCCGTACCTACTACGGCCACGGTGTCGATAAAAAAGGTAAGAGGGGCTAA
- the rplV gene encoding 50S ribosomal protein L22 yields the protein MGKPANKPRQAENEARAVGRMFRGSPQKLNLVAAMIRGKPVNKALLDLEFSTRRISQDVKKVLESAIANAENNHQLDVDRLIVAEAYVGKAMVMKRFRARARGRVGKILKPFSNVTIVVREQAEEAA from the coding sequence ATGGGTAAGCCAGCAAACAAACCGCGTCAGGCGGAAAACGAAGCACGCGCTGTGGGCCGCATGTTCCGCGGCAGCCCGCAAAAGCTGAACCTGGTCGCCGCCATGATCCGTGGCAAGCCAGTCAACAAGGCGCTGCTCGACCTGGAATTCTCCACCCGTCGCATCTCTCAGGATGTGAAGAAGGTGCTGGAGAGTGCCATCGCCAACGCTGAGAACAACCACCAGTTAGACGTCGACCGTCTGATTGTGGCTGAGGCTTATGTCGGCAAAGCCATGGTGATGAAGCGTTTCCGCGCTCGCGCCCGTGGCCGGGTTGGCAAAATCCTAAAGCCATTTAGCAACGTCACGATCGTCGTCCGTGAGCAAGCCGAGGAGGCTGCGTAA
- the rpsC gene encoding 30S ribosomal protein S3 — protein MGQKVNPIGLRLGINRTWDSRWFSDNDYGNLLHKDLKLRKFLTTKLKQAGVSRIIIERAANKTRVSIHTARPGVVIGKKGADIDKLRQTLSDMIGGEVSLNIIEIRKPELDATLIAENIAGQLERRVSFRRAMKRVVQNAMRLGAGGIRVNCAGRLGGAEIARTEWYREGRVPLHTLRADIDYGVAEALTTYGIIGIKVWVFKGEIMEHDPMAQDKRLAEQQPAGRPQGGQAG, from the coding sequence ATGGGCCAGAAAGTTAACCCAATCGGTCTCCGCCTCGGTATTAACCGGACCTGGGACAGCCGTTGGTTCTCCGACAATGACTACGGCAACCTGCTGCATAAGGATCTGAAACTTCGTAAGTTTCTGACCACCAAGCTGAAGCAGGCTGGCGTTAGCCGCATCATCATTGAGCGCGCTGCGAACAAAACCCGCGTTTCCATTCACACTGCCCGTCCAGGTGTTGTGATCGGTAAAAAGGGTGCTGATATCGATAAGCTGCGCCAGACCCTGTCTGACATGATTGGCGGCGAAGTCTCGCTGAACATCATTGAGATCCGGAAGCCGGAGCTAGACGCCACCCTGATCGCCGAGAATATCGCTGGTCAGCTCGAGCGTCGGGTTTCCTTCCGCCGCGCGATGAAGCGGGTTGTCCAGAACGCCATGCGCCTTGGCGCTGGTGGTATCCGGGTCAACTGCGCTGGTCGTCTTGGCGGTGCGGAAATCGCCCGGACCGAATGGTACCGCGAAGGCCGTGTGCCACTGCACACGCTCCGCGCTGACATTGATTACGGTGTCGCTGAGGCACTCACCACCTACGGGATCATCGGGATCAAGGTGTGGGTCTTCAAAGGCGAGATCATGGAACATGACCCCATGGCACAAGACAAGCGTCTGGCTGAACAACAGCCCGCTGGTCGGCCCCAAGGCGGTCAAGCTGGTTAA
- the rplP gene encoding 50S ribosomal protein L16, which translates to MQSPKRTKYRKQHKGRIHGVAQAGTKLNFGAYGLKALEPERLTARQIEAARRAITRHMKRQGRLWIRVFPDIPVSSKPAEVRMGSGKGSPEFWAVRVKPGRVIFELDGIPEEIARGAFELATAKLPIKTRFVTRSVEGA; encoded by the coding sequence ATGCAAAGTCCAAAGCGAACAAAGTATCGCAAGCAGCATAAGGGCCGGATTCACGGTGTTGCCCAAGCGGGTACCAAACTGAATTTCGGTGCCTATGGCCTGAAGGCTCTTGAGCCGGAGCGTCTAACCGCGCGCCAGATCGAAGCTGCTCGTCGTGCGATTACCCGCCACATGAAGCGTCAAGGTCGCCTCTGGATCCGTGTATTCCCGGATATCCCTGTCTCGTCCAAGCCTGCAGAGGTCCGGATGGGTAGTGGTAAGGGTTCACCTGAATTCTGGGCTGTTCGCGTTAAGCCAGGCCGTGTGATCTTCGAACTGGACGGTATTCCTGAGGAAATCGCCCGTGGTGCGTTCGAGCTCGCTACCGCCAAACTGCCGATCAAGACGCGTTTTGTGACGCGTTCCGTGGAAGGAGCCTAA
- the rpsQ gene encoding 30S ribosomal protein S17 translates to MPRRVLQGNVVSNKGDKTVTVLVERKVKHPIYKKFIKQSKRYAAHDEKNEYQVGQKVFIEECRPISKRKTWKVVSLVDAQAS, encoded by the coding sequence ATGCCGCGTCGTGTTCTGCAAGGCAATGTGGTCTCCAACAAAGGTGACAAGACCGTCACCGTGTTGGTCGAGCGCAAGGTGAAGCACCCGATCTACAAAAAGTTCATCAAGCAGTCCAAGCGGTACGCCGCCCATGACGAGAAGAACGAGTATCAGGTCGGTCAGAAGGTGTTCATCGAAGAGTGCCGCCCGATCTCTAAGCGGAAGACCTGGAAGGTCGTCAGCTTGGTGGATGCGCAAGCCTCTTAA
- the rplN gene encoding 50S ribosomal protein L14, with the protein MIQQETKLDVADNSGARAVQCIKVLGGSKRKYASVGDVIVVSVKDAIPRGRVKKGDVHRAVVVRTAKEIRRADGTSIRFDRNAAVLINKSNEPIGTRIFGPVTRELRGRAFMKIISLAPEVL; encoded by the coding sequence ATGATCCAACAAGAGACCAAATTGGATGTCGCAGACAACAGCGGCGCCCGGGCGGTTCAGTGCATTAAGGTGCTGGGCGGTTCGAAACGGAAATATGCCTCGGTCGGCGACGTTATCGTCGTGTCGGTCAAGGACGCTATTCCACGTGGTCGGGTTAAAAAGGGTGATGTGCACCGCGCTGTCGTGGTTCGCACCGCCAAAGAAATTCGACGCGCCGACGGTACTTCGATCCGTTTCGATCGGAATGCTGCCGTGTTGATCAATAAGTCGAACGAGCCGATTGGCACCCGTATCTTCGGGCCAGTCACGCGTGAACTGCGTGGCCGTGCGTTCATGAAAATTATCTCCCTGGCACCAGAGGTGTTGTGA
- the rplX gene encoding 50S ribosomal protein L24, translated as MGKALNKSPGGSGKLKLKKGDEVVVRTGRDKGKKGEILKVIPAENRVVVQGVNMVTKHRRPTPTAAGGIERIEAPIHASNVGLADPKTGDATRVSYKFLEDGKKVRVAKGSGEQID; from the coding sequence ATGGGTAAGGCATTGAATAAGAGCCCAGGCGGCAGCGGTAAGCTGAAGCTGAAAAAGGGTGATGAAGTCGTCGTCCGTACTGGCCGCGACAAAGGTAAGAAGGGTGAGATCCTGAAAGTGATCCCCGCGGAAAACCGTGTGGTCGTTCAGGGTGTCAACATGGTGACCAAGCATCGCCGCCCGACCCCCACCGCTGCCGGTGGTATCGAGCGGATCGAAGCCCCGATCCATGCTTCCAATGTTGGTCTGGCTGACCCCAAGACCGGCGACGCAACCCGGGTGTCCTATAAGTTTTTGGAAGACGGCAAAAAAGTGCGCGTCGCCAAGGGCTCCGGCGAGCAGATTGATTGA
- the rplE gene encoding 50S ribosomal protein L5, whose amino-acid sequence MARLKQEYIDTIKPKLKEQFGYTNDFAVPELDKIVINMGVGEAVADSRKLQNAVEELTLIAGQKPVVTKARKSEASFKIRQGMPIGCKVTLRRERMYEFMDRLVNIAMPRIRDFRGVSPNSFDGRGNYAMGIKEQIVFPEIEYDKIDKVRGMDIIICTTANTDDEARALLSEFHVPFAK is encoded by the coding sequence ATGGCCCGTTTGAAACAAGAATATATCGATACGATTAAGCCAAAGCTCAAAGAGCAGTTTGGCTACACCAATGACTTCGCTGTGCCGGAGCTGGATAAGATCGTCATCAATATGGGTGTGGGTGAAGCGGTTGCTGACAGCCGCAAGCTGCAGAACGCCGTAGAAGAGCTGACCCTGATCGCTGGTCAAAAGCCAGTCGTGACCAAGGCGCGCAAATCTGAAGCTAGCTTCAAGATCCGCCAGGGTATGCCGATCGGTTGTAAAGTGACCCTGCGCCGTGAGCGTATGTACGAATTCATGGATCGTCTGGTGAACATCGCCATGCCACGTATCCGTGACTTCCGTGGCGTTAGCCCAAACAGCTTCGATGGTCGTGGCAACTACGCCATGGGCATTAAAGAACAGATCGTCTTCCCAGAGATCGAGTACGACAAGATCGACAAGGTCCGGGGCATGGACATCATCATTTGCACCACCGCGAATACGGATGATGAAGCGCGCGCGCTGCTCTCCGAATTCCACGTGCCGTTTGCCAAGTAA
- the rpsN gene encoding 30S ribosomal protein S14, whose amino-acid sequence MAKKSSIAKNERRRKLVAKTAARRERLKEIASNKELPAEERFAARLKLAEMPRNGNPTRVRNRCELTGRPRAFYRKFKLSRIALRELGSQGKIAGMTKSSW is encoded by the coding sequence ATGGCCAAGAAAAGTTCAATCGCGAAGAACGAGCGTCGTCGCAAGCTGGTCGCTAAGACCGCTGCACGCCGTGAGCGTTTGAAAGAAATCGCCAGCAATAAAGAGCTTCCAGCAGAAGAGCGGTTCGCTGCTCGCCTGAAGCTTGCTGAGATGCCGCGCAACGGTAACCCAACCCGGGTCCGTAATCGGTGCGAGCTGACCGGCCGCCCACGCGCTTTCTATCGTAAATTTAAACTGTCGCGGATTGCGCTGCGTGAGCTTGGCTCACAAGGCAAAATCGCCGGCATGACCAAATCCAGTTGGTAA
- the rpsH gene encoding 30S ribosomal protein S8: MSMSDPLGDLLTRIRNGQQARKNTITAPLSKQRTNVLDVLQREGYIRGYTQAEERKGLSTLTIELKYFEGQPAIKEIARVSKPGRRVYSKIKDLQRVYNGLGISILSTPRGVMSDQEARAAHVGGEVICRVY, from the coding sequence ATGTCAATGAGTGATCCACTGGGCGATCTGTTGACCCGCATCCGTAACGGTCAACAAGCACGCAAGAACACCATCACGGCGCCACTGTCGAAGCAACGTACCAACGTGCTCGACGTGCTGCAGCGTGAAGGCTACATCCGCGGTTACACGCAGGCCGAAGAGCGTAAAGGTCTCTCTACGCTCACCATCGAGTTGAAATACTTCGAAGGTCAGCCAGCGATCAAAGAGATTGCCCGCGTATCGAAGCCAGGCCGTCGCGTCTATTCGAAGATTAAGGATCTGCAACGGGTCTATAACGGCCTGGGCATTTCGATCCTATCGACCCCACGTGGTGTGATGTCGGACCAAGAAGCTCGCGCAGCCCATGTGGGCGGCGAAGTTATCTGCCGCGTCTACTAA
- the rplF gene encoding 50S ribosomal protein L6 produces the protein MSRIGKHPVAVPTGVDLKLAGKVLTAKGKLGELAMTVVDDVVTTLEDGKVTITPANESRQARQMWATTRTLINNMVTGVSEGFQINLEIAGVGYRAAVQGKDLVLQLGFSHEVRYPMPDGIKIATPQPTRIEITGADKQRIGQVAAEIRSYRPPEPYKGKGIRYEHETILRKEGKKK, from the coding sequence ATGTCACGTATTGGAAAACACCCTGTCGCCGTCCCAACTGGCGTTGACCTGAAGCTGGCCGGCAAAGTGCTGACCGCTAAAGGTAAGCTGGGCGAATTGGCGATGACCGTCGTTGATGACGTTGTGACCACGCTGGAAGATGGCAAAGTGACCATCACGCCAGCTAATGAATCACGTCAGGCACGGCAAATGTGGGCAACCACCCGCACCCTGATCAACAACATGGTCACCGGCGTGTCCGAAGGCTTCCAGATCAATCTGGAAATCGCGGGCGTTGGTTATCGTGCTGCCGTTCAGGGCAAGGATCTGGTCCTGCAACTCGGCTTCAGCCATGAAGTGCGCTATCCGATGCCCGATGGCATCAAGATCGCCACGCCACAGCCGACCCGTATTGAGATCACCGGTGCTGACAAACAGCGCATCGGTCAGGTCGCCGCGGAAATCCGCAGCTATCGTCCGCCAGAGCCTTACAAAGGCAAAGGCATCCGTTATGAACACGAGACCATCCTGCGTAAGGAAGGCAAGAAGAAGTAA
- the rplR gene encoding 50S ribosomal protein L18, producing the protein MSTRNLRLRRQFRVRNKLAKRRNGRVRLSVYRSGKHIYAQVIDDMKGHTLASASTLQKDVLGKAKTGADTEAAKLVGKTVAERAIKAGVKEVVFDRGGYLFHGRIKALADAAREAGLEF; encoded by the coding sequence ATGAGCACCCGTAATCTTCGCCTGCGCCGCCAATTCCGCGTGCGCAACAAACTAGCCAAACGGCGCAATGGTCGCGTCCGTCTGAGCGTTTACCGCTCGGGCAAGCACATCTATGCCCAGGTGATCGATGACATGAAAGGCCACACCCTGGCCTCTGCCTCGACCCTGCAAAAAGACGTGCTGGGCAAAGCTAAAACCGGCGCTGACACCGAAGCCGCAAAGCTGGTCGGTAAGACCGTTGCTGAGCGCGCGATCAAGGCAGGCGTTAAAGAAGTCGTGTTTGATCGCGGCGGTTACCTATTCCACGGTCGGATCAAGGCGCTGGCGGATGCCGCGCGTGAAGCCGGTCTCGAGTTTTAA
- the rpsE gene encoding 30S ribosomal protein S5, with product MSQRQERSDRGDRRDNREDSDLIEKLVGINRVAKVVKGGRRFGFAALVIVGDGKGRAGAGAGKAREVPEAIRKATDQAKRNMVRVPLREGRTLHHDGKGHFGAGRVIVRSAPPGTGIIAGGPMRAIFEALGVQDVVAKSTGTSNPHNMVKATFDALSKIASPRQVAARRGKKVSDILGAMKEDQQPAAADNADAAANDAAPAEAAAEKTEKTDG from the coding sequence ATGTCGCAACGTCAGGAACGTTCGGATCGCGGTGATCGCCGCGATAATCGCGAAGACAGCGATCTGATCGAAAAGCTGGTCGGCATTAACCGTGTCGCCAAAGTGGTGAAGGGTGGCCGTCGCTTCGGCTTCGCAGCCCTCGTCATCGTTGGCGATGGTAAAGGCCGCGCAGGTGCTGGTGCTGGTAAAGCCCGCGAGGTGCCTGAGGCAATTCGTAAAGCTACCGATCAAGCCAAGCGCAACATGGTCCGCGTGCCTCTGCGTGAGGGTCGCACCCTGCACCATGATGGCAAAGGCCACTTTGGCGCCGGGCGCGTGATCGTCCGCTCCGCACCTCCAGGTACCGGTATTATTGCTGGTGGCCCGATGCGTGCGATCTTTGAAGCTCTTGGTGTTCAGGACGTCGTGGCAAAGTCCACCGGCACCTCGAACCCACACAATATGGTGAAGGCGACCTTCGATGCGCTTTCCAAGATTGCTAGCCCACGCCAAGTGGCTGCCCGCCGCGGCAAGAAGGTTAGCGATATCCTGGGTGCAATGAAGGAAGATCAGCAACCGGCTGCTGCCGACAATGCTGATGCCGCCGCAAATGATGCAGCGCCAGCTGAGGCCGCTGCTGAGAAGACGGAGAAGACCGATGGCTAA
- the rpmD gene encoding 50S ribosomal protein L30 codes for MAKAKAAATLKVRRIKSGIGRPQDQKATLQGLGLTRMNRVRELEDTPSVRGMIDKVKHLVEVLPAE; via the coding sequence ATGGCTAAGGCAAAAGCTGCTGCCACGCTCAAAGTGCGCCGGATTAAAAGCGGCATTGGCCGCCCACAGGATCAGAAAGCCACCCTTCAAGGGCTTGGCCTGACCCGCATGAACCGTGTGCGTGAATTGGAAGATACCCCCTCTGTGCGGGGCATGATCGATAAGGTGAAACATCTGGTCGAGGTGCTGCCAGCCGAATAA
- the rplO gene encoding 50S ribosomal protein L15, whose translation MKLNEISDNQGARKSRTRVGRGIGSGKGKTGGRGVKGQKSRSGVAIKGFEGGQMPLYRRLPKRGFNNKNFRTEYAVVNVGRLQKAIDAGKVDAKKPITAEVLQEAGLVGKLKAGVRLLAKGELKAKVQIEVARASKAAVEAVEKAGGKVTETVSAPAAAE comes from the coding sequence ATGAAACTCAACGAGATCAGCGATAACCAAGGCGCCCGTAAATCCCGTACCCGGGTTGGTCGCGGTATTGGTTCCGGTAAAGGTAAGACCGGTGGTCGTGGCGTGAAGGGTCAGAAGTCCCGTAGCGGTGTTGCGATCAAGGGCTTTGAAGGCGGTCAAATGCCGCTTTACCGTCGCCTGCCGAAGCGCGGCTTTAACAACAAGAACTTCCGCACTGAGTATGCGGTGGTGAATGTTGGCCGTCTGCAAAAGGCAATCGATGCCGGTAAGGTTGACGCGAAGAAGCCAATCACGGCTGAAGTTCTTCAGGAAGCTGGCCTGGTCGGCAAGCTGAAGGCTGGTGTTCGCCTGCTTGCTAAAGGTGAGCTCAAAGCTAAGGTCCAGATCGAAGTGGCCCGCGCCTCTAAAGCTGCTGTGGAAGCGGTTGAAAAGGCTGGCGGCAAAGTCACCGAGACCGTGTCTGCGCCTGCCGCAGCTGAGTAA